The following proteins are co-located in the Megalops cyprinoides isolate fMegCyp1 chromosome 15, fMegCyp1.pri, whole genome shotgun sequence genome:
- the slc29a3 gene encoding equilibrative nucleoside transporter 3 yields MDGKESLQASVNSSYVATTQSSMHEEDEVESGGEVGDGTPLLPGEHPAGPLATRHHPEDTYCMVYFIFFILGIGSLLPWNFFITAKHYWLFKLSNSSDPRGKEVPRSDLSDYFESYLAIASTVPSVLCLVLNYLLVNRLSPSVRILTSLFMILAVFAVTTVLVKVDVSGCRTQFFAGTLASVALVSGASNLFSGSIFGISGHFPMRISQALISGQAMGGTLSAVAAVVDLAAASDVTNSALTYFLTADFFILLCIIMYLLLPKLAYSRHYMLAATCSSSGVLSEGPSPCREAEGHGRSGGASGAVTIPPLKPILRKTWVLGLCVFYVFFISIIIFPAVSSGIESVQKDSGSPWTTTYFVPLTSFFLYNAADFCGRQATAWLHIPGPTSRALPALVLSRTVLVPLFMFCNYQPRDHLHTVLFHHDLFPVVFVSLLGLTNGYLGTLPMIYGPKVVPRELAEPTGVIMSFFLTLGLAAGSAFSVLIVHCI; encoded by the exons ATGGATGGTAAGGAGTCCTTGCAGGCCAGTGTAAATTCCTCCTACGTGGCCACCACTCAGTCCTCCATGCATGAGGAAGACGAGGTGGAGAGTGGGGGTGAGGTGGGCGATGGGACCCCTCTGCTGCCAGGAGAGCACCCAGCCGGGCCGCTAGCCACCCGACACCACCCGGAAGACACCTACTGCATGGTTTATTTTATCTTCTTCATCCTGGGCATTGGCTCCCTGCTGCCCTGGAATTTCTTCATCACCGCTAAACACTACTGGTTGTTCAAGCTGAGCAACAGCTCTGACCCCAGGGGGAAGGAGGTTCCTCGTTCTGACCTCAGT gACTATTTTGAGAGTTACCTGGCCATCGCCTCCACTGTGCCCTCAGTTCTCTGTCTGGTACTCAACTACCTCCTCGTCAACAG GCTGTCGCCCTCGGTCCGGATCCTCACCTCGCTCTTCATGATCCTGGCCGTGTTCGCCGTCACCACGGTGCTAGTCAAGGTGGACGTTTCCGGGTGCAGGACCCAGTTCTTTGCAGGGACACTGGCCAGTGTGGCTCTGGTCAGTGGGGCCTCTAACCTCTTTTCTGGCAGCATCTTTGGCATCAGCGGACACTTCCCCATGAGGATCTCTCAGGCACTCATATCAG GTCAGGCGATGGGGGGCACTCTCAGTGCAGTGGCCGCAGTGGTTGATCTTGCGGCCGCCAGCGATGTAACAAACAGCGCTCTGACCTACTTCCTGACTGCTGACTTCTTCATCCTGCTTTGCATCATCATGTATTTGCTGCTGCCTAAACTGGCATATTCAAG gcaCTACATGCTGGCAGCGACCTGTAGCAGCAGTGGCGTTCTGTCTGAGGGGCCGTCCCCATGCAGAGAAGCGGAGGGGCACGGGAGATCGGGCGGGGCATCGGGCGCGGTCACCATCCCGCCCCTCAAGCCCATTCTGAGGAAGACGTGGGTGCTGGGGCTGTGCGTCTTCTATGTGTTCTTCATCTCCATCATCATCTTCCCAGCCGTGTCCTCAGGGATCGAGTCTGTGCAGAAGGACTCGGGCAGCCCCTGGACAACCACCTATTTTGTTCCGCTCACCAGCTTCTTTCTGTACAACGCTGCAGACTTCTGCGGGCGGCAGGCCACGGCCTGGCTCCACATCCCCGGCCCCACCAGCCGGGCCCTGCCTGCGCTGGTACTCTCACGCACCGTCCTGGTCCCGCTCTTCATGTTCTGCAACTACCAGCCCCGGGACCACCTGCACACTGTCCTCTTCCACCACGACCTCTTCCCGGTGGTGTTCGTGTCCCTGCTGGGCCTCACCAACGGCTACCTGGGCACCCTGCCCATGATATACGGGCCGAAGGTGGTGCCGCGGGAACTGGCCGAGCCCACCGGCGTCATCATGTCCTTCTTCCTCACACTGGGCCTGGCCGCAGGGTCGGCCTTTTCGGTGCTCATCGTCCACTGTATCTGa